A stretch of DNA from Streptomyces rubradiris:
TGACGTGCGCATCGGCTCCTCGGTGCTGGGCGGCACGGAGGTGCGGATCTGGTTGCAGCAGACCGGACGGGGACCGGCGGGCCGTGGCCGGGCAGGAGCCGTGCGCAGGCGCCGGCCGGGCAAATCGGTCTTCGCCTTTAACCGACCCCGATCGCTTCCTTAAGCGAACCCTAAGGTGCGCGAAGGGCGCCCCGGACAAGCGGTTTGTCCGTTTCCGGATCGCTAGCGTGCTGCCGCACCCCACCCCCGTGAACAGCGAAGGCAGGCACGCGCATGAGCACGCACCGGCGCAGGATCAGTGGCAGGAACAAGGCGATAGGCGGCCTGCTGGCCGCGGCCGTGACCGGCGGCGGCGCGGTCCTGCTCACCGGCACCGCCAACGCCGCCGGGGTGCACGCCGCGTACACCAGGACCAGCGACTGGTCCACGGGCTACACCGCCCAGTACGTCGTCACCAACAACACCGGCGAGACCGAGAAGACCTGGACGCTGGAGTTCGACCTGCCCGCGGGCGCCACGCTCTCCTCGCTCTGGAACGGCGAGTGGAGCGTCAGCGGCCGGCACGTCACCGTGAAGCCGGCCGCCTGGGACACCGCCGGGCTGGCCCCCGGCAAGTCGGTGACCGTCGGCTTCGTGGTGAACGGCGGCGGCGACCCGGACGGCTGCCGCATCGACGGCACCCAGTGCTCCGCGGACGGCGCCGCCACCCCCGAGCCGAGCGGCCGCCCGACCCGGACCACCCCGGCCCCGGACCCCACCCCCACCAGGACGACCACGCCGACCCAGACCGTCACCCCGGCCCCCACCCCCTCGCAGAGCACCGGCACGGGCACCGGAACCGGCAGCACCGCCTCCGCCGGCTTCGCTCCTTACGTCGACACCTCCCTCTACCCGGCCTTCGACCTCCTCGGCGCGGCCGACGCCACCGGCGTGAAGGAGTACACCCTCGCCTTCCTCACCGACGGCGGCGGCTGCACCCCCAAGTGGGGCGGGGTCACGGACCTCACCGGCGACGGCGTGGCCGCGCAGATCGGCGCGCTGCGCGCCAAGGGCGGTGACGTGCGGGTCTCCTTCGGCGGCGCCGCCGGCTCGGAGCTGGCCACCACCTGCTCCTCCGCGGACGCGCTGGCGGCGGCGTACGGCAAGGCGGTCGACGCCTTCCGGCTGACCAAGGTGGACTTCGACGTCGAGGGCGGCGCGCTGCCCGACAAGGCCGCCAACACCCGCCGCGCCCAGGCCATCGCCAAGCTCCAGGCCCGGCACCCCGGCCTGGACGTCTCCTTCACCCTTCCGGTGATGCCCGAGGGCCTCACCCAGGCCGGTGTCGACCTCCTCGCCGACGCCAAGGCCAACGGCGTGCGGACCGGCACCGTCAACATCATGGCGATGGACTACGGCGCCTCGTACGGCGGGGACATGGGGACCTACGCCGAGCAGGCCGCGACCGCCACCCAGGCCCAGGTCAAGAGCGTGCTGGGGCTGTCCGACGCCGCCGCCTGGAAGACCGTGGCCGTCACCCCGATGATCGGCGTCAACGACGTCTCCTCCGAGGTCTTCAAGGTCGAGGACGCCACCCAACTGGTGAACTTCGCCAAGTCCAAGGGCCTCGGCGGGCTGTCCATGTGGTCCGCGACCCGGGACAAGAGCTGCGCGGGCGGCCCCAAGCCCGCCGCCGACCCCACGTGCAGCTCCGTCGCCCAGGAGCCGTACGCCTTCTCGAAGGCGTTCGCCGCCTACAAGTGACCTGCCCGCACGGGCGTGCCCGCCCCGGCCGGACGACCACGCCCTGGGCCGGGGCGGTGCCGGGTCAGGAGGCCAGCGCCGACGCGGCGCCCTCGTGCAGCAGGTCCCGCAGAACCCGGGCCTGGCCCGTGCCCAGATTCTCGTACAGGGCGAGCGCCTCCCGCCAGCAGGACTTGGCCCGGCCGGACTGGCCGAGCCGGTCGAGCGCACGGCCCAGCAGCGTCAGCGCGTCCGCCCGCCGCACGTCCCCGCCCACCTCGGCCAGCGGAACCAGTGCCGCCTCGGCGGAGGCGGCGGCAGCCGCCGGAGCGCCCTGGGCGAGCTGGATCTCCGCCATCCGGTAGTGCGTCATGCTCTGCCAGAACAGCTGCCTGCTGCCCCGGAACACCTCCAGCGCCTCGTCGAGCAGGCGCAGCGCGGCATCCGGCTCGCCGGAGGCGGCCAGGGCGAGCGCCAGGGCGTAGCGCGCGTTGGCGCCGCGCAGGGCGTGGCCCATCGCGTCGTACATCTCCACGCCCTGCCGGGCCAGCCGGACCGCCTCCTCGGGGCGGCCGTCCGCCACCCGGAGACGGGACAGGCCGCTCAGCGCCGCCGCCTCGCCCGGCCGGTCGCCGCAGGCGCGGAAGCCGTCGGCCGCGCGGGTCAGATGCCTCTCGCCGTCCGCGAGCCGGCCCCGGTAGTGCGCGATGACGCCCCGCCGGTCACAGGCCCAGGCCGTGGTCAGGGGGTCGGTGTCGGCGCTCAGTTCGACGGCCCGCGCGGCGGCCTCGTCGGCGGCCTCGAACCGGCCGCTGATCACATGGGCATGGGCCGCCGTGATCAGGGCCCGCGCCTCGGCCCGCCGGTCGCCGGCCGCGCGGGCGGCGTCGCACAGGGCCAGGGCCGCCTCCTCGTACGGCTGCGAGAGGCTGCCCTCGGACAGGTCGAGCGCGGCCCAGAGCGTGTCCACCGCGCGCCGCAGCAGCGGTGACCGGGCCGTCTGGCGGACCACGGAGAGCAGGGGCCCGGCCTCCGCGTAGAGCCAGTCCCGGGCCGCCGGCGGGTCGGCGAAGGACAGCCCGGGGTGCCCGGCGGTCTCCAGGTGGTCCACCAGCCGGTCCTCCGGCCGCTCGATCGCGTACGCGCGGGTGGCCGTGGCCAGGTAGAAGTCCAGCAGCCGGCCGAGGGCGGCCTCCCGTTCGGCGGGCCCCTCGTCCCGCTCCGTGCGGGCGCGGGCGAAGAGGCGGACCAGATCGTGGAAGTGGTAGCGGCCGGGCGCGGCCGATGTCAGCAGGTGGGCGTCGACCAGGAACTCGAGCAGGTCCTCGGCGTCCTCGGCCGGGAGGTCCAGCAGGGCCGCCGCCGCGGCCAGGGAGATGTCGGGGCCGTCGGCCAGGCCGAGGAGGCGGAAGGCGCGGGCCTGGGCGGGCTCCAGCCGTTCGTAGACGTATGCGAACAGCGCCGTCACCCTCAGGTCGCCGCCGTAAAGCTCGTCCAGGCGGCGCCGTTCGTCGGCGAGCTTGGCCACCAGCACCGAGATCGTCCAGGTGCGGCGGGCGGCCAGGCGGGCGGCGGCGATGCGGATGGCCAGGGGCAGGTAACCGCAGGCTGCGACCACGTCCATGGCCGCCTCGCGTTCCGCCCGCACCCGCTCCTCGCCCACGATCCGCGTGAACAGGGCCAGGGCCTCCTCCGGGGACATGACATCCAGGTCCACCAGGTGGGCGCCCGCAAGGTCCGGCATGCGCACGCGCGAGGTCACCAGGGCCGCGCAGCCGGGGGTGCCGGGCAGCAGCGGGCGCACCTGGGCCGCGTCCCGGGCGTCGTCCAGGACCACCAGGACCCGCCGGCCGCGCAGCAGCGAGCGGTACAGCGCCGCCCGCTCCTCCGTCGAGTCGGGGATCGCCGCATCCGGGGTGCCGAGCGCGCGCAGGAACGAGCCGAGCACCGTGGCCGGTTCGGCGGGACGCCGCTCCGCGCCTTGGAGGACGGCCCACAACTGCCCGTCCGGGAAGGCGGGGCTGACAAGGTGCGCCACCTGGACCGCCAGTGCGGTCTTGCCGACCCCGGCCATGCCCGTGACGGATGCTACGGCCATCACCTTGCCCTCACCTGACGTGAGCGCGTCGCGCAGCTCCTCCACGAACGTGGTCCGGCCCGTGAAGTCGGATACGGCAGCCGGGAGTTGCGCGGGTACGACGGGTGCGGCAGCCGGTCCGGCCACCGGGGCCGAGGGCTGTGCGAGGACCGGGTCCGCCTGCAGGATGCGCTGCTGGAGGTCGCTGAGGCCCGGCCGCGGGTCCACGCCCAGTTCGTCCCGGAGCAGCCGACGGGTGTCCGCGTACACCGCGAGCGCCTCCGCCTGCCGGCCGCTGCGGTACAGCGCCAGCATTAGCAGTTCGCGCAGCCGTTCGCGCAGCGGATGGGCCGCCGTCAGCGCGGTCAGCTCGGCCACCGCCTCGGCGTGCCGGCCCTGGTCCAGGTCCATGTCCAGGCGGGATTCGAGGAGTTGCAGCCGCCACTCCTCCAGGCGGGTCCGCTGTGCCTCCGCGTAGGGGCCGGGCACGCCGGCCAGCGGCTCGCCGTCCCACAGCGCGAGCGCCCGGCCGAGGACGTCCCGTGCCCGGCCCAGCTCCCCGGCGGCGCGCGCCTGCTCCGCCTCCTCCGCCAGGCTTTGTGCGGTCCACAGGTCGACGGCGCCCTCGGGCAGCGCGCTGATCGCGTATCCGCCCGGACGGCTGACCACGACGTCGGGGCCCAGCACCTTCCGCAGCCGGGAGGCATACGTGCGCACGCCGGGCAGCGCCGACGCGGGCGGTTCGGTGCCCCACAGGGAGTCGATGAGCTCGGCGGTGCTCGCCGTACGGCCTTCGCGCAGCAACAGGGCGGCCAGCAGCGCCCGTTGGTAGGGACTGCCCGTGGCCAGGGAGTCCTCGCCCCGCCAGGCGCGCACCGGGCCGAGGAGGGTGAACCGCAGTTCCGGGTCACCGGATACCGATTCACGCATGACGCCCCCTTCCCGCAAGTCAGGGTAACAACCGGTGCGGACGGCGCGTATATCGTTCGTATATCTCGGCGCGCGACCATCTGACGAGCAGTCTTCCGCGACTTGCCCAGTCCGGAGCTGACCTGAGCGGGGGAACCCAGGGGTGGCTCCCTGGGGCCCCCTGCTCCTTCGTCGTCTCGGCCAACTCTGGTCCACAGGGCTCGGTTTGAGCTACCGTCATATCACCGGCACCTCACCGAGACTGTCCATGTCCCCCGCCAAGGGACGCGTATGGCCTGCTCACGGCGTGGCCGGTACCGGACTGGGCATGTCGCACAGAGAAGAGCGCCGTATGCACTCGATGAGTCCTGCTGTCCTGCTCTCGGCCGGAGTCGTGGTGACTCTGGCCTATTTCGTACTCGTGGCGTATCTCGCCCGGGCCCTGAAGTCGGCACACCGGCTGCCCGTGGTGATCGCTGCGCTCGCCGGGCTCCTCGGGGCCCTGCCGGCCATCCTCTACGCGCTGTACTCCGCGCTCAAAGTGATCGCCTGACGCCCGGCGTCCCGCACCGGGGACGACGAAGGGCGCGGCCCGTCCCCCACGGCAGGCCGCGCCCTCCGGGCTAGGCGGCCGGCACGGGCGGCAGCGCTCCGGTGCGGGCCGCCTCGCCGTACCAGCGGGCGCTCGACTTCGGCGTCCGCTCCAGCGTCGCGTAGTCCACGTAGACCGCGCCGAACCGCTTGCCGTAGCCGTAGGCCCACTCGAAGTTGTCCATCAGCGACCACAGGTAGTAGCCGCGCACATCGGCGCCGTCGGCGATGGCCCGGCGCACCTCCGACAGGTGGCCGTGCAGGTAGGCGATGCGCTCGGGGTCGTGCACGCGGCCGTCGGGGTCGGGTTTGTCGTCGTAGGCCGCGCCGTTCTCGGTGACGTACAGCGGCAGGCCGGGCGCCTCGCGCGTGTAGCGCATGATCAGCTCGTACAGGCCCGTCGGGTCGATGGTCCAGCCCATCTCCGTGCGCTCGCCCGGCGTCTGGTGGAAGAGGATGTCGTCGGAGCACGGCCAGGGGGAGTGCTCGCTGGCGCCGTGCCCGTCCGGCCGGGGCCCCTTCACCTCCCCGGACGCGGCCGAGACCAGTGCCGGCGTGTAGTAGTTCAGGCCCAGCGCGTCCAGCGGCGCGTTGATCGTGCGCACGTCGGTGTCCAGGACGTGACTCCAGTCCGTCACCGAGCGCGTGGCCTCCAGCAGCGTCTCCGGGTACGCCCCGTGCAGCATCGGGCCGTGGAAGATCCCGTTGGCCAGGTCGTCGATGCGGCGCACGGCGGCCAGGTCGGCCGGGTCCTGGCCGAGCGGGCGCACCACCGAGGAGTTGAGGCTGACCGCGATCCGGTTGTGGGCCGGCATCGCCGCGCGCAGGGCGGACACGGCCAGCCCGTGCCCGAGGTTCAGGTGGTGCGCGGCACGCAGGGAGGCCGCCGGGTCGGTGCGGCCGGGCGCGTGCACCCCGGAGCCGTAGCCCAGGAAGGCGCTGCACCAGGGCTCGTTGAGGGTGATCCACTGCTCCACCCGGTCGCCCAGCGCCTCCCCGACCAGCCGCGCGTACTCGGCGAACCGGAACGCGGTGTCCCGCTCCGGCCAGCCGCCCGCGTCCTCCAGTTCCTGCGGGAGGTCCCAGTGGTAGAGCGTGAGCGCCGGCTTGATGCCGTGCTCCAGCAGCTCGTCGACCAGCCGCCGGTAGAAGTCCAGGCCGCGCTGGACCACCGGGCCCCGGCCCGTCGGCTGCACCCGGCTCCAGGACACGGAGAAGCGGTACGCGGTCAGGCCCAGCTCCGCCATCAGCGCCACGTCGTCGCGGTAGCGGTGATAGTGGTCGACCGCGACGTCCCCGGTCTCACCGCCGGCCGTGCGGCCCGGCGTATGGCTGAAGGTGTCCCAGATCGACGGGGTGCGGCCGTCCTCCCCCACCGCCCCCTCGATCTGGTACGCCGAGGTCGCGGCGCCCCAGAGGAAGGCGGGCGGAAAGGTCTGTGTCATCGGTTCGGGCATGGAGGCTCTCCCAGGGGTCGAGTGCACGCATTATGCATGGGAGCGCTCCCACGATGGAAGGGGGAGACGCGGTGGTGCGGTGCGACAGGGGGGCGTGCGGGGGTGCGATGCGAGAGGGGGCGTGCGGGGGCGCGGTGCGGCGGACGGCCCGTCAGGCGGACTCCCGCACCACCAGTTCCGTGGGCAGCACCACCCCGCGCTGCCCCGTGCCGCGCTGGGCGATCTCCTCCAGCAGCAGGGTCGCCATCGTGCGGCCCATCTCCGCCAGCGGCTGGCGGACGCTGGTCAGCGGCGGGTCGATGTGCCGGGCCACGATGGAGTCGTCGAAGCCGACCAGCGCCACGTCCCCGGGTATCCGGCGGCCCGCCGCGCGCAGTTCCTGCACCGCGCCGGAGGCCATCACGTCGGAGGCGGCGAAGACGGCGTCGAGATCCGGGCGTCGGCGCAGCAGTTCCCGCATGGCCGCGCGTCCGCCCTGCTCGGTGAAGTCGCCCGCCGCGATCAGCTCCCCGGCGACGGGAACGCCGGCGTCCCGCAGCGCGTCCCGGTAGCCGTCCAGCCGGGCCCGCGCCGCGTCCATGTCCAGCGGGCCGGTGATGGTGGCGACGGCCCGCCGCCCGCCCGCCAGCAGGTGCCGCACGGCGAGCCGGGCGCCGCCCCGGTTGTCCGCGCGGACATGGCCCAGCCGCTCCCCCTCGCCGCGGCGCCCGGCGAGCACGGTGGGCACGGCCAGTTCCGCGAGCCGGTCGGGCAGGGTGTCCTCGGCGTGCACCGCCATCAGCAGCACCCCGTCCACCCGTTGCGCGGCGAGGTAGCCGGCCAGCCGGCCGTACTCGGTCTCGTCGCCGGTGAGCACCAGCAGCAACTGCATGCCCGCGCTGGTCAGTCCGGCGGACACGCCCAGGATGATCTCCGAGAAGTAGGGCTCGGCGAACAGGCGGCTCTCGGCGTCGGGCACGACCAGCGCCACCGAGTCCGTGCGGCGGGTGGCCAGCGTGCGGGCGGCGCGGTTGGGGACGTAGCCGAGTTCCGCGATCGCCCGCTCGACGGCCGCCCGGGAGCGGTCGCTGACCTTGGGGGAGCCGTTGATGACCCGGGAGACCGTGCCGCGGCCCACGCCGGCGCGGGCGGCCACGGCGTTGAGGGTCGGTCGCCGCACGTCCACCGTCCGGGGCGGCTGCGGCTGTTGGGCAGGGCTCATCGTTCACCTTCCGGCGGTCCGGGTCGGGGGCGCTTCATTCTGGCCCAGGAATTCCGGCAACGGCCCCCGGGCTGCGGGCAGATGGCAGCGGGGAGCGGCCGAACCGCCGGTGACCTGGGCCGATGCCGGGCGGCCCCAGGCAGACCGAGGTGAGCGGGGCGACACGTTCCCGTGACGTACGGAACACGCTTGCGCAACAACGCCGTCTTCAAGTCTTGACACCCGGCCCCGGCACGGACGAGTCTTCCGGCATGCCGCGTGGGAGCGGTCCCACGGGGTGACCGGGGCTCTCTTCCGTGTGGCCGAAACCACCCATGGCCTTCCCCTCTACCTTGCATGGCACACCGTTGACCAGCACGTTTCCATCGCACACCGTGTGCTGTTGGCTAGCCGCTGCTCGATCCGAGAGGGCAGGTCCGGACCGCCCGGCCCGGCGGTCCGAATCCTGAGGTCCCGTTCCCCACTGGAACAAGGAGTAGTGGAATGCGCATCACCCGTACCGGCGGTGGCCACGGCCGCAGAGCGGCGATCGTGGCCACGACGGCCCTGACCGCCTCAGCCCTGCTGCTGACCGGTTGCAGCAGCGACGACGGCGACTCGGGCAGCACGGACGCGGACGGCAACATCACCCTCACGGTGGCCGACTACGGGCAGTTCGGCTACAAGGAAGCCAACCTGTTCGCCAAGTACCACGAGCTGCACCCGAACATCACGGTCAAGGAAGAGACGACCGCCAACGAGCAGGACTACTACCCGAAGCTCCTTCAGCAGCTGAACACGGGCAGCGGCCTGGCGGACGTCGTCGGTATCGAGGTCGCGCGCATCAAGGAGGTCGTGGACACCCAGGCGGACAAGTTCACCGACCTCGGCAAGACGATCAACGTCGGCGACTGGGTGTCCTGGAAGGCGAAGCAGGCCACCGCCAAGGACGGCACGGTGATCGGCGCCGGTACCGACATCGGCCCGATGTCCCTGTGCTACCGCAAGGACCTCTTCGAGAAGGCGGGCCTGCCCACCGACCGCGAGGCCGTCGCCAAGGCCGTCGCCGGCGGCTGGGAGGACTACCTCAAGCTCGGCGAGCAGTACCAGAAGAAGGCGCCCTCCGGCACGTACTTCATGGACTCCGCCTCCGCGATGTACAACGCGGTCGTCTCCTCCTCGTCCCAGCAGTACTACAACGCCGAGGGCGAGGCGGTCTACAAGGACAGCCCGTCCGTCAAGCAGGGCTGGAACCTGGCGGCGCAGGCCGCCGAGAAGAAGCTCACCCAGGGCCTGCCGCAGTTCACCGACGCCTGGACCGCGGCGCTGCGCAAGGGCAGCGTGGCCACCGTGGCCTGCCCGGCCTGGATGGCCGCCCAGATCTCCACCAACTCCGGCGACGCCTACAAGGGCAAGTGGGACATCTCCCGCGCGCCCGGCTCCACGGCGGCCAACTGGGGCGGCTCCTTCCTGACCGTTCCCAAGAGCGGCAAGCACGTCAAGGAGGCCCAGGAGCTGGTCAAGTGGCTGACCGCGCCCGAGCAGCAGGCCGCGGTGTTCAAGGCCGCCGGTATCTTCCCGTCCAACCAGAAGGCCTACGACCTGCCCGACGTGAAGAACGGCAAGCTCCCGTACTTCAGTGACGCCCCCATCGGCCAGATCTTCGCCGAGGAGGCCAAGACCATCCCCGAGGCGGTGCTCGGCCCGAAGGACGGCGTCATCAAGGACACCATCTCCAACCAGATCAACAACATGGAGAAGCGGGGCACCGACCCCGACGACGCCTGGGAGGCCGCGACCGAGACGCTCGACAAGGCGCTCGGCTGACCGGCCGGGGTGCGGGCGGCGCGTGAGCCGCCCGCACCCCGCCCGTACGGGCCCCCGCCCCCGCCGCCGGACAGCGCAGACCGGTGCGCGGCACGGGGAGCCGGACGCCGTCGCCGAACTCCCGCCAGGCCCGTCCCTCGTGCCGGCGGCGGGAGGGACGGCGACCGGAGCCGGGCCCAGGGCGGGTGAGTGCCCGACGACGCGGAGCGGTGCCCGGTCAGGGCGCCGCCGCGGCGTCACCGGCGGGGACCGGCGGCCGACGGCCGGGTTCCGCCCCCTACGCACGTCAGGCCGCGGCACGGGTCGTCCGCCACCGTACCGATCCGCGCGGGGAGCGGCGGACCGGTCCCGGTCCGGACCGCGCCGTACGCCCCACCGGCCGAAACCTTCAGGGAAGGACTCCCTCCGTGGCAACGACAACCCCCGCACGGGGTGCCTACACCCCGCCGTCCGGCGGCTCCGGTGCCGCGTCGAACGGACGCGGCACATGGCGCAGCCGGCTGTGGCGCTTCGACGACAAGGCGTCGCCGTACGCCTACATCGCCCCCTTCTTCCTGATCTTCGGTGCCTTCGGGCTCTATCCGCTCCTCTACACCGGCTGGATCGCCCTGCACCGGGTGGAGATGACGGGCCTCGACCAGTCCGAGTGGGTGGGCTTCGACAACTTCTCCAGAATCCTCCAGGACGCCGAGTTCTGGACGGCCGTCTTCAACACCTTCGTCATCGGTGTCATCTCCACCGTGCCGCAGCTGCTGGTGGCCCTGGGCCTCGCCCACCTGCTCAACTACAAGCTGCGCGCCAGCACCTTCTGGCGAACCGTCATCCTCACCCCGTACGCCACCTCGGTCGCCACGGCCGCCCTGGTCTTCGCGCTGGTCTTCCGCGCCGACGGCGGCATCCTCAACTGGGTGCTGCACTTCTTCGGCGTCGGCGACGTCGACTGGGGCGAGGGCACCTGGACGTCCAAGATCGCCATCTCGGTCATCGTGATCTGGCGGTGGACCGGCTACAACGCCCTCATCTACCTGGCCGCGATGCAGGCGGTCCCCACCGATCTGTACG
This window harbors:
- a CDS encoding cellulose binding domain-containing protein, encoding MSTHRRRISGRNKAIGGLLAAAVTGGGAVLLTGTANAAGVHAAYTRTSDWSTGYTAQYVVTNNTGETEKTWTLEFDLPAGATLSSLWNGEWSVSGRHVTVKPAAWDTAGLAPGKSVTVGFVVNGGGDPDGCRIDGTQCSADGAATPEPSGRPTRTTPAPDPTPTRTTTPTQTVTPAPTPSQSTGTGTGTGSTASAGFAPYVDTSLYPAFDLLGAADATGVKEYTLAFLTDGGGCTPKWGGVTDLTGDGVAAQIGALRAKGGDVRVSFGGAAGSELATTCSSADALAAAYGKAVDAFRLTKVDFDVEGGALPDKAANTRRAQAIAKLQARHPGLDVSFTLPVMPEGLTQAGVDLLADAKANGVRTGTVNIMAMDYGASYGGDMGTYAEQAATATQAQVKSVLGLSDAAAWKTVAVTPMIGVNDVSSEVFKVEDATQLVNFAKSKGLGGLSMWSATRDKSCAGGPKPAADPTCSSVAQEPYAFSKAFAAYK
- a CDS encoding GH1 family beta-glucosidase; the encoded protein is MPEPMTQTFPPAFLWGAATSAYQIEGAVGEDGRTPSIWDTFSHTPGRTAGGETGDVAVDHYHRYRDDVALMAELGLTAYRFSVSWSRVQPTGRGPVVQRGLDFYRRLVDELLEHGIKPALTLYHWDLPQELEDAGGWPERDTAFRFAEYARLVGEALGDRVEQWITLNEPWCSAFLGYGSGVHAPGRTDPAASLRAAHHLNLGHGLAVSALRAAMPAHNRIAVSLNSSVVRPLGQDPADLAAVRRIDDLANGIFHGPMLHGAYPETLLEATRSVTDWSHVLDTDVRTINAPLDALGLNYYTPALVSAASGEVKGPRPDGHGASEHSPWPCSDDILFHQTPGERTEMGWTIDPTGLYELIMRYTREAPGLPLYVTENGAAYDDKPDPDGRVHDPERIAYLHGHLSEVRRAIADGADVRGYYLWSLMDNFEWAYGYGKRFGAVYVDYATLERTPKSSARWYGEAARTGALPPVPAA
- a CDS encoding LacI family DNA-binding transcriptional regulator, with product MSPAQQPQPPRTVDVRRPTLNAVAARAGVGRGTVSRVINGSPKVSDRSRAAVERAIAELGYVPNRAARTLATRRTDSVALVVPDAESRLFAEPYFSEIILGVSAGLTSAGMQLLLVLTGDETEYGRLAGYLAAQRVDGVLLMAVHAEDTLPDRLAELAVPTVLAGRRGEGERLGHVRADNRGGARLAVRHLLAGGRRAVATITGPLDMDAARARLDGYRDALRDAGVPVAGELIAAGDFTEQGGRAAMRELLRRRPDLDAVFAASDVMASGAVQELRAAGRRIPGDVALVGFDDSIVARHIDPPLTSVRQPLAEMGRTMATLLLEEIAQRGTGQRGVVLPTELVVRESA
- a CDS encoding carbohydrate ABC transporter permease, whose protein sequence is MATTTPARGAYTPPSGGSGAASNGRGTWRSRLWRFDDKASPYAYIAPFFLIFGAFGLYPLLYTGWIALHRVEMTGLDQSEWVGFDNFSRILQDAEFWTAVFNTFVIGVISTVPQLLVALGLAHLLNYKLRASTFWRTVILTPYATSVATAALVFALVFRADGGILNWVLHFFGVGDVDWGEGTWTSKIAISVIVIWRWTGYNALIYLAAMQAVPTDLYEAAAIDGASRWQQFRKVTIPSLRPTILFTIVISTIGSMQLFGEPLLLQGGTLGSIGGSEHQYETLSIYLFNYGWKLGHLGPAAAVAWAMLVLLLLIALINWIVGRFVRKNAA
- a CDS encoding ABC transporter substrate-binding protein — protein: MRITRTGGGHGRRAAIVATTALTASALLLTGCSSDDGDSGSTDADGNITLTVADYGQFGYKEANLFAKYHELHPNITVKEETTANEQDYYPKLLQQLNTGSGLADVVGIEVARIKEVVDTQADKFTDLGKTINVGDWVSWKAKQATAKDGTVIGAGTDIGPMSLCYRKDLFEKAGLPTDREAVAKAVAGGWEDYLKLGEQYQKKAPSGTYFMDSASAMYNAVVSSSSQQYYNAEGEAVYKDSPSVKQGWNLAAQAAEKKLTQGLPQFTDAWTAALRKGSVATVACPAWMAAQISTNSGDAYKGKWDISRAPGSTAANWGGSFLTVPKSGKHVKEAQELVKWLTAPEQQAAVFKAAGIFPSNQKAYDLPDVKNGKLPYFSDAPIGQIFAEEAKTIPEAVLGPKDGVIKDTISNQINNMEKRGTDPDDAWEAATETLDKALG
- a CDS encoding AfsR/SARP family transcriptional regulator, whose product is MRESVSGDPELRFTLLGPVRAWRGEDSLATGSPYQRALLAALLLREGRTASTAELIDSLWGTEPPASALPGVRTYASRLRKVLGPDVVVSRPGGYAISALPEGAVDLWTAQSLAEEAEQARAAGELGRARDVLGRALALWDGEPLAGVPGPYAEAQRTRLEEWRLQLLESRLDMDLDQGRHAEAVAELTALTAAHPLRERLRELLMLALYRSGRQAEALAVYADTRRLLRDELGVDPRPGLSDLQQRILQADPVLAQPSAPVAGPAAAPVVPAQLPAAVSDFTGRTTFVEELRDALTSGEGKVMAVASVTGMAGVGKTALAVQVAHLVSPAFPDGQLWAVLQGAERRPAEPATVLGSFLRALGTPDAAIPDSTEERAALYRSLLRGRRVLVVLDDARDAAQVRPLLPGTPGCAALVTSRVRMPDLAGAHLVDLDVMSPEEALALFTRIVGEERVRAEREAAMDVVAACGYLPLAIRIAAARLAARRTWTISVLVAKLADERRRLDELYGGDLRVTALFAYVYERLEPAQARAFRLLGLADGPDISLAAAAALLDLPAEDAEDLLEFLVDAHLLTSAAPGRYHFHDLVRLFARARTERDEGPAEREAALGRLLDFYLATATRAYAIERPEDRLVDHLETAGHPGLSFADPPAARDWLYAEAGPLLSVVRQTARSPLLRRAVDTLWAALDLSEGSLSQPYEEAALALCDAARAAGDRRAEARALITAAHAHVISGRFEAADEAAARAVELSADTDPLTTAWACDRRGVIAHYRGRLADGERHLTRAADGFRACGDRPGEAAALSGLSRLRVADGRPEEAVRLARQGVEMYDAMGHALRGANARYALALALAASGEPDAALRLLDEALEVFRGSRQLFWQSMTHYRMAEIQLAQGAPAAAAASAEAALVPLAEVGGDVRRADALTLLGRALDRLGQSGRAKSCWREALALYENLGTGQARVLRDLLHEGAASALAS